A portion of the Deinococcus apachensis DSM 19763 genome contains these proteins:
- a CDS encoding thiolase family protein, with the protein MTPSQPLQDRDVVIVSAVRSPVGAIRGSLSSVRPDDLAATVIREAVSRAGVSPDQIEEVILGCANQAGEDNRNVARMASLLAGLPHHVGGLTVNRLCASGLSAINTAARAIRNGDGDVYVAGGVESMTRAPLVMPKGTQPFAGGNVTLYDTTLGWRFPNPAMEALFPLEAMGETAENIVECSREGRIAGGEITREEQDAFALESQRRVVQALNDGTFRDEIVPIKVKGKKGVTVFDTDEHPRYKRDGDTFTLATDEATLAGLKPAFRKGGSVTAGNASGLNDGAAALVLMGAAKARELGLKPLARWVGAASAGVDPRVMGLGPVPAVRKLMNRLEMNLADVDLVEINEAFAAQVIACMRELQVEHERLNIHGGSIALGHPLGMSGARLVTTLAHELRRREGRYGVVSLCVGVGQGEAALIERVDA; encoded by the coding sequence ATGACTCCCTCCCAGCCCCTGCAAGACCGCGACGTGGTGATCGTGTCGGCGGTGCGTTCGCCCGTCGGTGCCATTCGCGGTTCGCTCTCATCTGTCCGCCCCGATGATCTGGCCGCCACGGTGATTCGTGAGGCGGTGTCCCGTGCTGGCGTCTCTCCCGACCAGATCGAGGAGGTGATTCTGGGCTGCGCCAACCAGGCGGGCGAGGACAACCGTAACGTGGCGCGCATGGCCTCCCTCCTCGCCGGGTTGCCCCACCACGTCGGCGGCCTCACCGTGAATCGCCTTTGTGCCTCGGGTCTCTCCGCCATCAATACCGCCGCTCGGGCGATTCGGAACGGAGACGGTGACGTGTACGTGGCCGGGGGAGTGGAGAGCATGACCCGCGCGCCGCTCGTCATGCCCAAGGGCACTCAGCCCTTCGCGGGCGGCAACGTCACCCTCTACGACACGACGCTGGGCTGGCGCTTCCCCAACCCGGCGATGGAGGCCCTTTTCCCCCTGGAAGCGATGGGCGAGACCGCCGAGAACATCGTGGAGTGCAGCCGGGAAGGCCGCATTGCGGGGGGCGAGATCACCCGCGAGGAGCAGGACGCCTTTGCCCTGGAGTCGCAGCGCCGCGTGGTGCAGGCCCTCAACGATGGCACGTTCAGGGATGAAATCGTGCCCATCAAGGTCAAGGGAAAAAAGGGCGTGACGGTGTTCGACACCGACGAGCATCCCCGCTACAAGCGCGACGGCGACACCTTCACGCTGGCGACGGATGAAGCGACCCTGGCTGGCTTGAAGCCCGCCTTTCGGAAGGGAGGCAGCGTCACGGCAGGCAATGCCAGCGGGCTGAACGACGGTGCGGCGGCGCTCGTCCTGATGGGTGCCGCCAAGGCCCGCGAACTGGGGCTCAAGCCTCTCGCCCGCTGGGTCGGTGCCGCCTCGGCTGGCGTCGATCCCCGGGTGATGGGCCTGGGTCCCGTCCCCGCCGTCCGCAAGCTGATGAACCGTCTGGAGATGAACCTGGCCGACGTGGACCTCGTCGAGATCAACGAGGCCTTCGCGGCCCAGGTCATCGCCTGCATGCGAGAGTTGCAGGTCGAGCACGAGCGGCTGAACATTCACGGCGGCTCCATCGCCCTGGGTCACCCGCTGGGCATGAGCGGCGCCCGGCTCGTCACCACCCTCGCCCACGAACTCCGGCGGCGGGAAGGCCGCTACGGCGTGGTGAGCCTGTGTGTGGGTGTCGGCCAGGGCGAGGCGGCCCTGATCGAGCGGGTGGACGCATGA
- a CDS encoding nitroreductase family protein: MTTDSPTRPTRTPGDVRAFYDAHRTVRHYVTREDGTPLPLPADHLDAILHAAQRAPTDATAQLYSLIRLVSPELRARVAELTTNAHIATASEVFVVCLDVRRVSRVLEVAGSSPGHWPAIAVHFGIGDAVMAGQNLLTAAEMLGYQGCWIGGVLNGLEGILDLLELPVGVLPFAALTVGTPAEQPPLRPRVPRPLVIHEDRYRDGTEEELREAIEVMNPIAARRGQPGDWVRLLRAYFAPGGSMEKREPHLVAALKRQGLWAGGE, encoded by the coding sequence ATGACCACCGACTCGCCCACCCGCCCCACCCGCACACCGGGGGACGTGCGGGCCTTTTATGACGCGCACCGCACCGTCCGCCACTACGTCACGCGGGAGGACGGGACACCGCTGCCGCTGCCCGCCGACCACCTCGACGCCATCCTCCACGCCGCGCAGCGCGCCCCGACGGATGCGACCGCGCAGCTTTACTCGCTCATCCGCCTGGTGAGTCCCGAACTCCGGGCCCGCGTCGCGGAACTCACGACGAACGCCCACATCGCCACTGCCTCCGAGGTCTTCGTGGTCTGCCTCGACGTGCGCCGGGTGAGCCGGGTGCTGGAAGTCGCCGGGTCCTCTCCCGGTCACTGGCCCGCCATCGCCGTGCATTTCGGGATCGGCGACGCGGTGATGGCTGGGCAGAACCTGCTCACCGCCGCCGAGATGCTGGGTTACCAGGGGTGCTGGATCGGCGGCGTGCTGAACGGGCTGGAGGGCATTCTCGACCTGCTGGAACTCCCCGTCGGGGTGCTGCCCTTCGCGGCGCTCACGGTCGGCACCCCTGCCGAGCAGCCGCCTCTGCGCCCGCGGGTGCCCCGCCCCCTCGTGATTCACGAGGACCGCTACCGAGATGGGACGGAGGAGGAATTGCGGGAGGCCATCGAGGTGATGAATCCCATCGCTGCTCGCCGGGGCCAACCGGGCGACTGGGTGCGGCTGCTACGGGCCTACTTTGCGCCGGGCGGCAGCATGGAGAAGCGCGAGCCGCACCTCGTCGCCGCCCTGAAACGGCAGGGGTTGTGGGCGGGCGGGGAGTAG
- a CDS encoding DUF99 family protein: MLSHAIGFDDAPFAREHRGDVRVFGTVFARHTLHAVVSGRVRRDGRNSTDELARLVGASGAADHLHLILLQGVALAGFNVVDATALRRATGLPVLIVARRAPDLDRIRRALLTCVPGGARKWRLIEVLGPMEPCRGVMVQRVGLTFPQAEAALAGLTVTGRIPEPLRVAHLIAGGVTRGSSRGGRV, translated from the coding sequence ATGTTGTCCCACGCCATCGGCTTCGACGACGCACCCTTTGCCCGCGAGCACCGGGGTGATGTGCGCGTGTTCGGCACTGTCTTCGCGCGGCACACCCTCCACGCGGTCGTCAGCGGGCGGGTGCGGCGCGACGGGCGCAACAGCACGGACGAACTCGCCCGGCTGGTGGGGGCGAGCGGGGCGGCGGACCATCTGCACCTGATCCTGCTCCAGGGGGTGGCGCTGGCGGGCTTCAACGTGGTGGACGCCACTGCGCTGCGCCGAGCAACCGGGCTGCCCGTCCTGATCGTGGCCCGCCGCGCGCCCGACCTGGACCGTATTCGCCGGGCGCTCCTGACCTGCGTTCCGGGTGGGGCGCGGAAGTGGCGGCTGATCGAGGTGCTGGGCCCGATGGAACCCTGCCGGGGGGTGATGGTGCAGCGGGTGGGCCTCACGTTCCCGCAGGCGGAGGCGGCCCTCGCTGGTCTGACCGTCACGGGCCGCATTCCCGAGCCGTTGCGCGTCGCCCACCTCATCGCCGGGGGCGTCACGCGGGGAAGCAGCCGGGGTGGGCGGGTGTAG
- a CDS encoding M48 family metallopeptidase: protein MTAPDPSPLSLSGVAFDGRSSRDRAATLDVSGDVAVLRVEGGESHWPLAQVHIDPPVPGVRRVLKFPDGMRFETRDDAGVTALEIRTGRNRALGGVRRLEARWWTALGALALTLAFAWDFVVFGIPALARTAATATPRPVLATFDRETIQFLEGNGYLAPSRLSAARQQQLQAEFRRVVAWAVGDYPYRLLLRDGEPGDAPFQIGANAFALPNGTVVMTDQLVALARSDRELLGVLAHETGHVTGRHGLAGVYQGLGLTLLSVAVTGDLISAGTFAAAVPAALLRNGYSRAAETQADETAGRYLMDEYGTTKPLRDILARLEEDDREADENSVQEGNRAEDLLQTHPGTAQRIRHLREIEARGR from the coding sequence ATGACGGCCCCCGACCCCTCCCCCCTCTCGCTGTCCGGCGTGGCCTTTGACGGGCGCAGCAGCCGGGACCGGGCCGCCACGCTCGACGTGAGTGGGGACGTGGCCGTGCTGCGCGTGGAGGGTGGGGAAAGCCACTGGCCGCTCGCGCAGGTCCACATCGACCCGCCCGTGCCGGGAGTGCGCCGGGTGTTGAAGTTCCCCGACGGTATGAGATTCGAGACGCGGGACGACGCCGGGGTGACGGCCCTGGAAATCCGAACCGGCCGCAACCGGGCGCTGGGGGGCGTTCGCCGCCTGGAGGCTCGCTGGTGGACCGCGCTAGGCGCCCTCGCCCTGACGCTGGCCTTCGCCTGGGACTTTGTGGTGTTCGGGATTCCCGCCCTGGCCCGGACGGCGGCCACCGCCACACCGCGCCCGGTGCTGGCGACGTTCGACCGGGAGACGATCCAATTCCTGGAGGGGAACGGCTACCTCGCGCCGAGTCGGCTGAGCGCGGCGCGGCAACAGCAGCTCCAGGCGGAATTCCGCCGGGTGGTGGCCTGGGCGGTCGGCGACTACCCCTACCGCCTGCTGCTGCGTGACGGCGAGCCGGGGGACGCGCCCTTCCAAATCGGCGCGAACGCCTTCGCCCTGCCCAACGGCACGGTGGTGATGACCGATCAGCTCGTGGCCCTCGCGCGCAGTGACCGCGAACTCCTCGGGGTGCTCGCGCACGAGACGGGGCATGTGACGGGGCGGCACGGACTGGCGGGGGTGTACCAGGGGCTGGGGCTGACGCTGCTCTCGGTCGCCGTGACGGGCGACCTGATCAGCGCGGGCACCTTTGCCGCCGCCGTGCCCGCCGCGCTGCTTCGCAACGGCTACTCGCGTGCCGCCGAGACGCAGGCCGACGAGACGGCAGGCCGCTACTTGATGGACGAGTACGGCACGACCAAGCCCCTGCGCGACATCCTCGCCCGGCTGGAGGAAGATGACCGCGAGGCCGACGAGAACAGTGTTCAGGAGGGAAACCGCGCCGAGGACTTGCTCCAGACTCACCCAGGCACGGCCCAGCGCATCCGCCACCTGCGGGAGATCGAGGCGCGGGGGCGCTGA
- a CDS encoding TetR/AcrR family transcriptional regulator: MKVDRLEQDDARRERIARAAFELFARSGLEGTSAQDIARAAFVSRTNLYRYYPSKVHMLLAHFERTVRDTRDEAVRRLHAGAAPQVVWGQVTARMADLGVRYRHLVGAVGHAVLGARVAPANSDEGVRTALTLVALVEPVLVAMRDRGALRDGVNTHLLSALLVDACLLALLHGGHRDQREVLRDWQDRFSLLLHGALAPGVTEESVRESGLILDRRN, translated from the coding sequence GTGAAGGTGGACCGGCTGGAACAGGACGACGCCCGGCGCGAGCGCATTGCCCGCGCGGCCTTCGAGCTGTTCGCCCGCTCCGGCCTGGAGGGTACCAGCGCGCAGGACATCGCCCGCGCCGCCTTCGTGAGCCGCACCAATCTGTACCGCTACTACCCCTCCAAGGTGCATATGCTCCTGGCCCACTTCGAGCGCACGGTGCGCGACACCCGCGACGAGGCGGTGCGGCGGCTGCACGCGGGCGCCGCACCGCAGGTCGTCTGGGGCCAAGTCACGGCCCGCATGGCCGACCTGGGCGTGCGCTACCGCCACCTGGTCGGCGCGGTTGGGCACGCCGTGCTGGGCGCGCGGGTGGCCCCGGCCAATTCGGACGAGGGCGTTCGCACCGCGCTCACGCTGGTGGCGCTGGTCGAGCCCGTGCTCGTCGCCATGCGGGACCGGGGGGCGCTGCGCGACGGGGTGAACACCCACCTGCTGAGCGCCCTGCTGGTGGACGCCTGCCTGCTCGCCCTGCTGCACGGCGGCCACCGCGACCAGCGCGAGGTGCTGCGCGACTGGCAGGACCGTTTCTCGTTGCTGCTGCACGGCGCCCTCGCCCCCGGCGTGACCGAGGAGAGCGTGCGGGAAAGCGGTCTGATTCTGGACCGCCGGAACTGA
- a CDS encoding RelA/SpoT family protein: MEELRPLIADRPPADRERVERAYAFARDAHAGVKRRSGEPYITHPVAVATILARLGMDTDSLMAGLLHDTVEDVDAVTFDQIEREFGPDVRRIVEGETKVSKLSKQGSQQAEVGDTGRDIQAENLRQMLVAMTGDLRVIVVKLADRLHNMRTLGAMKPEKQQRIARETMDIFAPLAHRLGIGQIKWELEDLAFKYLQPDAYAYLQSRLRTRQEERQALIEQAVEQLREALHDDLELPEWVSDIDIAGRSKHLWSIHNKMQKEGKALEQIFDLLAIRVILTPKELHVPPGTDEKRRERAEETREKRICYHTVSIVHSMWTPLPGRFKDYIAVPKPNGYQSLHTTVISQSGQPIEVQIRSRRMHEVAEYGVAAHWMYKQGSQLAQRDRENWLAQLRELQNEINDASDYLDAVKTDILSQRVRVFTPKGLAISLPAGSTPVDFAYHIHTRIGETTVGARVNGSIVPLSHKLQNGDMVEIVTSKNSHPSKDWLNFTVTRSARAKIRHHFRQQEREEALQHGHDLLERYLRKRQLPVRQLMRTKLLEEATQKLVGTRNPDDLYLALHAGKLTPSVVGRVLSPTLAQEQAPAPVRRPPPAPGESGGVYVEGLSTTTKLAQCCNPIRGDQIMGYLTRGRGVSIHRIDCPNMIRLLKEEPERCVAASWDSGTPGSTLVDFDVVAPDRSGLLADVLGVLAAQKRSPLKVEAGVGADDTAHIYLRLAVTGNGDVEALRAAILQVPGVTDIVRVGKNGGRGRVTA; the protein is encoded by the coding sequence ATGGAGGAGCTTCGCCCACTGATCGCGGACCGCCCCCCGGCTGACCGCGAGCGGGTGGAGCGGGCCTACGCCTTTGCCCGCGACGCCCACGCGGGCGTGAAACGGAGGAGCGGCGAGCCGTACATCACCCACCCGGTCGCGGTCGCCACCATCCTCGCGCGGCTGGGGATGGACACCGACAGCCTGATGGCCGGGCTGCTCCACGACACGGTCGAGGACGTGGACGCAGTGACCTTCGACCAGATCGAGCGCGAGTTCGGCCCCGACGTGCGCCGCATCGTGGAGGGCGAGACGAAGGTCAGCAAGCTCTCCAAGCAGGGCAGCCAGCAGGCCGAGGTGGGCGACACGGGCCGTGACATCCAGGCCGAGAACCTGCGCCAGATGCTCGTCGCCATGACGGGCGACCTGCGCGTGATCGTGGTCAAGCTCGCCGACCGCCTGCACAACATGAGAACCCTGGGCGCCATGAAGCCCGAAAAGCAGCAGCGCATCGCCCGCGAGACGATGGACATCTTCGCGCCCCTCGCGCATCGGCTGGGTATCGGGCAGATCAAGTGGGAGCTGGAGGACCTCGCCTTCAAGTACCTCCAGCCCGACGCCTACGCGTACCTCCAGAGCCGGTTGCGGACCCGCCAGGAGGAGCGCCAGGCCCTGATTGAGCAGGCAGTGGAGCAACTGCGAGAGGCGCTCCACGACGACCTCGAACTCCCCGAGTGGGTGAGCGACATCGACATCGCCGGGCGCAGCAAGCACCTCTGGAGCATCCACAACAAGATGCAGAAGGAGGGCAAGGCGCTGGAGCAGATTTTCGACCTCCTCGCCATCCGGGTGATCCTGACCCCAAAGGAACTCCACGTTCCCCCCGGCACCGACGAGAAGCGCCGCGAGCGGGCCGAGGAGACGCGCGAGAAGCGCATCTGCTACCACACCGTCTCCATCGTGCATTCGATGTGGACGCCGCTGCCGGGCCGCTTCAAGGACTACATCGCGGTCCCGAAGCCCAACGGCTACCAGAGCCTGCACACGACCGTGATCAGCCAGAGCGGGCAACCCATCGAGGTGCAGATTCGCTCGCGCCGGATGCACGAAGTCGCCGAGTACGGCGTGGCGGCCCACTGGATGTACAAGCAGGGCTCGCAGCTCGCGCAACGGGACCGCGAGAACTGGCTCGCCCAACTGCGCGAACTCCAGAACGAGATCAACGACGCGTCCGACTACCTCGACGCGGTCAAGACCGACATCCTCTCGCAGCGCGTGCGGGTCTTCACGCCCAAGGGGCTGGCGATCTCGCTTCCGGCGGGGAGCACACCCGTCGATTTCGCCTACCACATCCACACCCGCATCGGTGAGACGACAGTGGGCGCGCGGGTGAACGGCTCCATCGTGCCGCTCTCGCACAAGCTGCAAAACGGCGACATGGTCGAGATCGTGACGAGCAAGAACAGCCACCCCAGCAAGGACTGGCTCAACTTCACCGTCACCCGCTCAGCCCGCGCCAAGATTCGCCACCACTTCCGCCAGCAGGAGCGCGAGGAGGCCTTGCAGCACGGGCACGACCTGCTGGAGCGCTACCTGCGCAAGCGCCAGCTCCCGGTGCGGCAGCTCATGCGGACCAAGCTGCTGGAGGAGGCCACCCAGAAGCTGGTCGGCACCCGCAACCCGGACGACCTGTACCTCGCCCTGCACGCGGGGAAACTCACGCCCAGCGTGGTGGGCCGGGTGCTGTCGCCGACCCTGGCTCAGGAGCAGGCACCCGCCCCGGTGAGGCGTCCCCCCCCTGCCCCCGGTGAATCCGGCGGCGTGTACGTCGAGGGGCTGAGCACGACCACCAAACTCGCCCAGTGCTGCAACCCCATCCGGGGGGACCAGATCATGGGCTACCTCACGCGCGGGCGGGGGGTCAGCATCCACCGCATTGACTGTCCCAACATGATCCGGCTGCTGAAGGAGGAGCCCGAGCGCTGCGTCGCCGCCTCCTGGGACTCGGGGACGCCGGGCAGCACGCTGGTCGACTTCGATGTGGTCGCGCCGGACCGGTCGGGGCTGCTCGCCGACGTGCTGGGCGTGCTGGCCGCCCAGAAGCGCAGCCCACTCAAGGTCGAGGCGGGGGTGGGGGCCGACGACACCGCGCACATCTACCTGCGTCTGGCGGTGACGGGAAACGGGGACGTGGAGGCCCTGCGGGCGGCGATCTTGCAGGTGCCTGGGGTCACCGACATCGTGCGGGTAGGAAAAAACGGGGGCCGGGGGCGGGTGACGGCCTGA
- a CDS encoding ABC transporter substrate-binding protein, translating to MRLLSSFLHAALLLGLGQAALAAPITLKHELGEVTFSATPKRVVANSEEVAELLTVLGVPTVGYASGRVEGQLGQPLKNLSTLAAPTLKGAVYIGKYDQPSLELVAALKPDLILMGSGDGSEKLYPAMRKFAPTVAYDYDKTPWRQALGDLGRLFGKSAQANAYLETFDARVRVLRAQIASVAARAPRTTLLYMYEPGSVMVLGRGFSFSRTLAQLGLTLTTPKGIDPNVAFQTLSPETLLTLDTDRVVVLRVKKGGQLVGRNATDDMLRRLGRPVFTYPLDPQEASSGPLTDLKRLEGVAKLVRR from the coding sequence GTGCGTCTACTTTCTTCTTTCCTCCACGCTGCCCTCCTGCTCGGTCTGGGGCAGGCGGCCCTCGCCGCGCCCATCACCCTGAAGCACGAGCTGGGCGAGGTCACCTTCAGCGCCACACCCAAGCGGGTGGTCGCCAACAGCGAGGAGGTGGCCGAACTGCTCACGGTGCTGGGGGTGCCCACCGTCGGTTACGCGTCGGGCCGGGTGGAGGGCCAGCTCGGGCAACCGCTGAAGAACCTTTCCACCCTGGCGGCGCCCACATTGAAGGGCGCGGTCTACATCGGCAAGTACGACCAGCCCTCGCTGGAACTCGTCGCGGCCCTGAAACCCGACCTGATCCTGATGGGCAGCGGCGACGGCAGCGAGAAGCTCTACCCGGCGATGCGGAAGTTCGCGCCCACCGTGGCCTACGACTACGACAAGACGCCCTGGCGCCAGGCGCTGGGGGACCTGGGGCGGCTGTTCGGCAAGTCGGCGCAGGCGAACGCTTACCTGGAAACCTTCGATGCGCGCGTGCGGGTGCTGCGGGCACAGATCGCGTCGGTCGCCGCCCGCGCGCCCCGCACCACGCTCCTGTACATGTACGAGCCTGGCAGCGTGATGGTGTTGGGCCGGGGCTTCAGCTTCTCCAGGACCCTCGCTCAACTCGGCCTGACCCTCACCACCCCGAAGGGCATTGACCCCAACGTGGCTTTTCAGACGCTGTCGCCGGAAACCCTGCTGACGCTCGACACGGACCGGGTGGTCGTGCTGCGCGTGAAAAAGGGCGGGCAACTGGTGGGGCGCAACGCCACCGACGACATGCTGAGGCGGCTGGGCAGGCCGGTGTTCACGTACCCGCTCGATCCGCAGGAGGCGTCCAGCGGGCCGCTGACGGACCTCAAGCGGCTGGAGGGCGTGGCGAAGCTCGTGAGGCGCTGA
- a CDS encoding trans-sulfuration enzyme family protein, translating to MSTPDYDLTTLAARAGEEARPNGSMPLVEPIYQSTVYAFPDLDALERAMSGEEPASFYYRNGTPNAATLERALASLEGTEAALVAGSGMAAISAALLGVLRAGDHVVADARVYGVTYALLAEEFPQLGITVTFVDATDHAEVEAAFRPETRVLHVESLTNPLLTVPDVPRLAELAHAREAILSVDNTFASPAVFRPARHGADLVTHSVSKYLSGHSTAFGGVVCGRADLIATARTRLLRLGGTMSAFDAWMTLQGLKTLGLRMRAHSGNAQAVADVLANHPRVRAVYHPGLAGHPQFDLAQDLFPNGFGGMLSADIEDAPAFVRALAGKIPLAPSLADVVSTLSWPWGTSHRALPEAERRRLGITPGLLRLSIGIEDIGDLLSDIEGALEEG from the coding sequence GTGAGCACCCCCGATTACGACCTGACTACCCTCGCCGCCCGCGCCGGGGAGGAGGCGCGGCCCAATGGCTCCATGCCCCTCGTCGAGCCGATCTACCAGTCCACCGTGTACGCCTTTCCCGACCTCGATGCCCTGGAACGGGCCATGAGCGGGGAGGAACCGGCGAGCTTCTACTACCGCAACGGCACGCCGAACGCGGCGACGCTGGAACGCGCCCTCGCCTCGTTGGAGGGCACCGAGGCCGCCCTGGTCGCGGGGAGCGGCATGGCGGCGATCAGCGCCGCGCTGCTGGGGGTGCTGAGGGCCGGGGACCATGTCGTCGCCGACGCCCGGGTGTACGGGGTGACCTACGCCCTGCTCGCCGAGGAGTTCCCGCAACTGGGGATCACCGTGACCTTCGTGGACGCGACCGACCACGCCGAGGTGGAGGCCGCCTTCCGCCCCGAGACGCGCGTGCTGCACGTCGAGAGCCTGACCAACCCGCTGCTGACGGTGCCGGACGTGCCCCGGCTGGCGGAGCTGGCCCACGCCCGCGAGGCAATTCTGAGCGTGGACAACACCTTCGCCAGCCCCGCCGTGTTCCGCCCCGCCCGTCACGGCGCGGACCTCGTGACCCACTCGGTGAGCAAGTACCTCAGCGGGCACTCCACGGCCTTTGGCGGAGTGGTCTGTGGCCGGGCGGACCTCATCGCCACCGCTCGCACCCGGCTCCTGCGGCTGGGCGGCACCATGAGCGCCTTCGACGCCTGGATGACCCTCCAGGGCCTCAAGACGCTGGGCCTGAGGATGCGCGCCCACTCCGGCAACGCGCAGGCCGTCGCGGACGTGCTCGCCAACCATCCCCGCGTGCGGGCGGTCTACCACCCCGGCCTCGCGGGTCACCCGCAGTTCGACCTCGCCCAGGACCTCTTCCCGAATGGCTTCGGCGGAATGCTCAGCGCCGACATCGAGGACGCGCCCGCCTTCGTCCGCGCGCTGGCGGGGAAGATTCCCCTCGCCCCCAGCCTCGCCGACGTGGTGAGCACCCTCTCCTGGCCCTGGGGCACCTCGCACCGCGCCCTGCCCGAAGCCGAGCGCCGCCGCCTGGGCATCACGCCGGGGCTGCTGCGCCTGAGCATCGGCATCGAGGACATCGGCGACCTGCTCTCGGACATTGAGGGGGCGCTGGAGGAAGGCTGA
- a CDS encoding 3-oxoacid CoA-transferase — protein MKTVPVITLEEAARLVKSGDTLLVGGFGMTGNPVHLVHALAGTDTRDLTFVGNNVGEAGLSGGRLLRNGQIRKAIGSFFTSNREAVAAAQQGTLEVQLLPQGTLAEALRAGGAGIGGFYTPTAAGTVIAEGADVRSLNGREMVFVPALRGNVAFVRAWRADRAGNLQYRLTEQNFNRAMATAADVVVVEVEEIVEVGEIDPEHVHTPGLYVDYLVQAHLTPEDLGSSADVKGSAKKVDESRMHMARRALRELRPGDVVNLGIGIPTLVADLITPEHGVNLHTENGMLGVGPAPEDGGAMEYPVNAGKIPVTALPGASYFDSAESFGMIRGGHVDVAVMGGLQVDEAGNLANWAVPGKPLLGVGGAMDLASGAGRLIVTMTHTDPDGTPKIVPECTLPLTARGNVSMIITDMAVFEFLDGELTLTELMPGATLDEVRASTAARFQERLPEVAAG, from the coding sequence ATGAAGACGGTGCCAGTCATTACCCTGGAGGAAGCTGCCCGGCTCGTGAAATCGGGCGACACGCTGCTGGTCGGGGGCTTCGGGATGACCGGCAATCCCGTCCACCTCGTTCATGCTCTGGCCGGGACGGACACCCGCGACCTGACCTTCGTGGGCAACAATGTGGGCGAGGCGGGGCTGAGCGGGGGCCGTCTGCTCAGGAACGGGCAGATCAGGAAGGCCATCGGCTCGTTCTTTACCAGCAACCGCGAGGCGGTGGCGGCGGCCCAACAGGGCACTCTGGAAGTCCAACTCCTGCCGCAAGGGACACTGGCTGAAGCGCTGCGGGCGGGGGGAGCCGGGATCGGGGGCTTCTATACCCCGACGGCGGCCGGAACGGTGATTGCCGAGGGAGCCGACGTTCGAAGCCTGAACGGGCGGGAAATGGTCTTCGTCCCCGCCCTGCGGGGAAACGTCGCCTTCGTCCGCGCCTGGAGAGCCGACCGCGCCGGGAATCTCCAGTACCGCCTCACCGAGCAGAACTTCAACCGCGCGATGGCGACGGCTGCCGATGTGGTTGTGGTGGAGGTCGAGGAGATCGTCGAGGTGGGGGAGATCGACCCCGAACACGTCCACACCCCCGGCCTCTATGTGGACTACCTCGTCCAAGCTCACCTGACCCCCGAGGATCTGGGCTCCAGCGCTGATGTGAAGGGCAGCGCCAAGAAGGTGGACGAATCCCGCATGCACATGGCCCGCCGCGCCCTGCGGGAACTGCGTCCCGGCGACGTGGTGAACCTCGGCATCGGCATCCCCACCCTGGTCGCCGACCTGATCACGCCCGAACATGGCGTCAACCTGCACACCGAGAACGGCATGCTGGGCGTCGGCCCCGCGCCCGAGGACGGCGGGGCGATGGAGTACCCCGTGAACGCGGGCAAGATTCCGGTGACGGCCTTGCCCGGGGCGAGCTACTTCGACTCCGCCGAGTCCTTCGGGATGATTCGCGGTGGCCACGTGGACGTGGCGGTGATGGGTGGTCTCCAGGTGGATGAAGCGGGGAATCTGGCGAACTGGGCTGTACCTGGGAAACCCCTCCTGGGAGTGGGTGGAGCGATGGACCTGGCGAGTGGGGCTGGGCGCCTGATCGTGACCATGACGCATACCGACCCGGACGGCACGCCGAAGATTGTCCCCGAATGCACGCTGCCGCTGACGGCCAGGGGAAACGTCAGCATGATCATCACCGACATGGCCGTCTTTGAATTCCTTGACGGTGAACTGACCCTGACCGAGCTGATGCCCGGCGCCACCCTGGACGAGGTGAGGGCCTCGACCGCCGCCCGCTTTCAGGAGCGGCTGCCGGAGGTCGCCGCGGGCTGA